A region from the Aegilops tauschii subsp. strangulata cultivar AL8/78 chromosome 5, Aet v6.0, whole genome shotgun sequence genome encodes:
- the LOC109743745 gene encoding ethylene-response factor C3, translating into MTTQRNHHRAAAEEFPLHSPGSSTGSADSAPWHHRAPATPPPVLPFDTSDADEMLLLNMLSQHREVQQAAAAAAPTTAPVNQEADEEDKVALGVDRAFRGVRKRPWGKFAAEIRDSTRNGVRVWLGTFDSPEAAALAYDQAAFAIRGGAAVLNFSADQVRRSLEGAADDVCGRAHGVSPVLALKRRHSMRSRKATAVSKKARAARGQPEGVVMELEDLGAEYLEQLLGASEDTASMSSWCWSHHSI; encoded by the coding sequence ATGACCACACAGCGAAACCACCACCGAGCAGCAGCGGAAGAATTCCCGCTTCACTCGCCGGGCTCCTCCACCGGATCCGCCGACTCCGCGCCCTGGCACCACCGCGCCCCGGCCACGCCGCCACCTGTGCTTCCGTTCGACACCAGCGACGCCGACGAGATGCTCCTGCTCAACATGCTCTCCCAGCACCGCGAGGTCCAGCAAGCCGCGGCCGCGGCCGCACCGACGACGGCGCCGGTGAATCAAGAGGCCGATGAGGAGGACAAGGTGGCACTAGGTGTGGATCGCGCGTTCCGCGGAGTGCGGAAGCGACCGTGGGGCAAGTTCGCGGCCGAGATCCGGGACTCGACGCGCAACGGCGTGCGGGTCTGGCTGGGCACGTTCGACAGCCCTGAAGCTGCGGCGCTGGCGTACGACCAAGCTGCGTTCGCCATCCGCGGCGGCGCCGCCGTGCTCAACTTCTCGGCCGACCAGGTCCGGCGCTCTCTCGAGGGCGCCGCTGACGACGTTTGCGGCCGTGCCCATGGCGTATCGCCCGTGCTCGCACTCAAGCGGCGGCACTCCATGCGTAGCCGGAAGGCCACAGCGGTGAGCAAGAAGGCAAGGGCCGCGCGTGGCCAGCCAGAGGGCGTGGTGATGGAGCTTGAGGACCTGGGTGCGGAGTACCTCGAGCAGCTGCTTGGCGCCTCCGAGGACACGGCGTCCATGTCTTCATGGTGCTGGAGCCACCACTCCATCTGA
- the LOC109743746 gene encoding uncharacterized mitochondrial protein AtMg00310-like: MGVSKLPMSVCDDLNRMVRNFWWGSSEGKRKTHWLAWPKILAQKMKGGLGFRDFRLFNQALLARQAWRLLTNPASLCAQVLKARYYPEGRLEDTVFSGNASPTWQGIQHGLELLKNGIVWRVGGGHNIRIWRDRWLPTEPSRQPITQQGTCRLRRVAELLDESGNWRMDLLRRHFLPPDVNSISSIRTSPRVTDDILTWAPEKNGIFTVRSAYRLAMDERERPLATSTSRAPDGRRAIWKTI; this comes from the coding sequence ATGGGTGTTTCTAAGCTCCCTATGTCAGTATGTGATGATCTGAATAGGATGGTGCGGAACTTCTGGTGGGGCTCTTCGGAAGGGAAGAGGAAAACACATTGGCTGGCTTGGCCCAAAATTTTGGCACAGAAAATGAAGGGCGGACTGGGCTTCAGGGACTTCCGCCTGTTCAATCAGGCCCTGCTAGCCAGGCAGGCATGGCGCTTACTCACTAATCCTGCTAGTTTATGTGCGCAGGTGCTCAAGGCGCGCTACTACCCGGAGGGCCGCCTCGAGGACACGGTGTTCTCGGGGAACGCCTCACCTACCTGGCAAGGCATCCAGCACGGCCTTGAGCTCTTGAAGAACGGCATCGTGTGGCGCGTCGGTGGGGGCCATAACATTCGCATATGGCGTGACCGTTGGCTGCCTACTGAGCCGTCGCGCCAACCCATTACTCAGCAAGGAACCTGCCGACTAAGGAGAGTGGCGGAGCTCCTCGACGAGTCAGGCAACTGGCGAATGGACCTCCTCCGTCGCCACTTCCTTCCTCCGGACGTCAACTCGATTAGTAGCATCCGGACATCGCCGCGCGTCACCGACGACATCCTCACATGGGCGCCGGAGAAGAACGGTATCTTCACCGTTCGTTCCGCCTATCGACTAGCCATGGACGAGCGCGAGCGTCCATTGGCAACTTCTACAAGCAGGGCACCGGATGGTCGTCGCGCCATCTGGAAGACCATATGA
- the LOC109743732 gene encoding conserved oligomeric Golgi complex subunit 3 — MATLPPRSGAFSEGYNFAYAWDKKVPLTGQQNAAISALSHTLADRPFPAHLQDADNDSAFEEAGAVDAALVNTHQFYKWFVQLESAMKSEIDEKYRLYESTLQEHVNTCDGILRQVDDTLNLFEQVQSLHSRAAIRIQTLHDACDQLLMDKQRLVGFAEALRSHPSEIQRATSKFSSFARLAQFLL, encoded by the exons ATGGCGACCCTGCCGCCCAGGTCGGGAGCTTTCTCCGAGGGCTATAACTTCGCCTACGCCTGGGACAAG AAGGTGCCGCTCACGGGGCAGCAGAACGCCGCCATCTCCGCGCTCTCGCACACCCTCGCCGACCGCCCGTTCCCGGCCCATCTG CAAGATGCAGACAACGACTCTGCTTTCGAGGAGGCCGGTGCAGTGGATGCGGCCTTGGTGAACACACATCAG TTCTACAAATGGTTTGTTCAACTAGAATCTGCCATGAAATCCGAG ATTGACGAAAAGTATCGCCTCTATGAGAGCACATTACAGGAACATGTTAACACATGTGATGGTATCCTTCGACAA GTGGATGACACACTCAACTTGTTTGAACAAGTACAATCCTTGCACTCGAGAGCTGCCATAAGAATACAAACTTTGCATGATGCTTGCGACCAACTT TTGATGGACAAACAAAGGCTTGTTGGGTTTGCTGAAGCACTCCGAAGCCATCCATCTGAGATCCAACGTGCCACGTCAAAATTTTCTAGTTTTGCGCGTTTAGCTCAGTTTCTACTATAG